In Lysinibacillus sp. 2017, the DNA window ATTCCTTTATCGGAAAAGCGGTTACAGAGTTAGACGTTGAAAAATTTAAAGATTTGCTTCAAGATTTAACAGCGATTCAACATGAGCTATTTGATGGTGGCGGCGATTTAGCCAATGTTATGAAAGAGCGTCATTACAAATTAACGGAAGAGCCAATTACTATTTTAGAAAAAAGAATTGATCATTTGTCAGAAGAAGCACCCCCTCTTCAGCGATTCATCTTACCAGGAGGTTCACCAGCAGCAGCGACCCTTCATATTGCACGAACAATAGCACGCAGAGCGGAACGTCAGACCGTTTCGTTAATGAAGGAAATTGAAGACGTATCACCAGTTGTTCAAAAGTATTTAAACCGTTTATCGGATTACTTATTTGCAGCAGCACGTGTTGTGAATCACCGCCTAGACATTCAAGATGTCGAGTACGAACGCAGTGCCAATGTTTTCAAATAATAGAAAAATGCTAGCCTACGACATAAAATACGTCTAGCTAGCATTTTTTTATTTTTGATTAAATTTTCAGAATTAATGACGAATTGTATTGACTGAATGCTCATTCATATTTAAAATGAACGTATACAATAATATGGAAATATAGTTTGTCTTATTAGTTTTTATGACAAAGGGGTTTAGAAACATAGTTTTCTAGGGGGGAAAAGGATGAATACATTTTTAATTATTAACTGGATTGCATTTATTTTAGTGTTACTTTATGGGATAGGTTTATTCGCATATCTATTAAAAACACGTTATGAATTCATTCAGTTAGGTAGAAAAGAAGAATTCAATCAAAAAATGACAGACCGAATTGGCGATCTTGTCGAAAAAGTATTCGGACAATCGAAACTATTAAAAGATAAGAAAATGGGACTTGTTCACGTATTCTTCTTCTATGGTTTCTTAATGGTTCAGTTAGGTGCGATTGATTTAATTTGGAAAGGTCTTGCACCAGGATCGCATATTCCACTTGGTGGCTTGTATCCAATGTTTACAATGACACAGGAAATTGTCGTATTAGTCATTTTAATTGCGGTAGCTGTAGCATTTTATCGCCGCTATATGGAGAAGCTTACGCGCTTAAAACGTGGCTTTAAAAACGGTTTAGTTTATATGTTCTTAGGTGTTTTAATGTTTGCGACACTGTTCGGAAATGGCTTTTATATGATTTGGCAAGAACATGGTTTATCAGGCGCTGAGCCAGTAGCATCTGGGCTTGCTTGGGTATTCCAATGGATGAGCCCAACTGTTGCTGCTATATTGTTCTTTGTTATGTGGTGGGCGCATTTACTAGCGCTTTTAGCATTCCTTGTATACATTCCACAAGGCAAGCACTTCCACTTAATCACATCGATTTTAAATGTTTACTTCAACCGTCAAGATCGTATGGGGACATTACGTCCAATCGACTTCACAGCACTTGAAGAAGCAGAAGATGAAGAGTCAATGCCGCCACTTGGTGTTGGGAAAATTCACGACTTCACACAAAAACAAATGCTCGATTTATATTCTTGCGTAGAATGTGGACGTTGTACGAATATGTGTCCAGCAACCGGTACAGGTAAAATGCTGTCACCGATGGACTTAATCGTAAAATTACGTGATCATTTAACCTTTACAGGGGCAGTAGAATTGAAGAAAAAGCCTTGGGTACCATTCTCATTCTTCAACAATACACAAGGAAACCAACTAGCAATGGCTGCTGGTGCTGAAGGTGCTGTGATCGAAAATATTTACAGCCCATCATTAATTGGTGATGTAATTACTGAAGAAGAAATTTGGGCATGTACAACTTGCCGTAACTGTGAAGATCAATGTCCAGTTATGAACGAGCACGTGGATAAAATTATCGATTTACGTCGTTATTTAACGATGACAGAAGGTAAAGTAAACCCAGATGCACAACGCGCGATGACAAATATCGAGCGTCAAGGAAATCCATGGGGCTTAAACCGTAAAGAAAAAGAAAACTGGAGAGAGCTAGACGAAACAGTTTACGTTCCAACAGTTAAAGAACTGAAAAAATCAGGCGAAGAAATGGAATATTTATTCTGGGTTGGTTCAATGGGGTCATTCGACAACCGCTCACAAAAAATTGCACTAGCTTTCGCGAAATTAATGAATAAAGCAGGCGTGAAATTCGCTATTTTAGGTAACAAAGAAAAGAACTCTGGAGATACACCACGCCGCTTAGGGAATGAATTCTTATTCCAAGAGCTAGCAACGGCGAATATCGATGAGTTCGAGAAAAATGGCGTAACAAAAATCGTAACGATTGACCCACATGCCTACAATATTTTCAAAAATGAATACCAAGATTTCGGATGGAAAGGTGAAGTATTACACCATACGGAATTATTATACGATTTAATTCAGCAAGGCCGATTAACAATGGATTACCGTGTTGATGAAACGATCGTATTCCACGATTCATGTTACTTAGGCCGTTACAACGATGTATACGATCCACCACGTGAAATCCTACGAGGCATTCCAGGTGTGAAACTGGTGGAAATGGAGCGTAACCGCGAAGAAGGTATGTGCTGTGGTGCTGGTGGTGGTTTAATGTGGATGGAAGAGCATGTTGGTAACCGTATTAACGTAGCACGTACAGAACAAGCATTAGCAACAGAAGCTTCAGTTATTTCTTCTGGCTGTCCTTACTGCTTAACGATGCTTTCAGATGGTACGAAGGCAAAAGAAGTAGAAGATACAGTTGGCACATATGATATCGCAGAGCTATTAGAGCGTGCGGTATTCGGTTCACCAGTAGCGGCTCCAGTTGAAAAAGTGGAAGTTGTGGAAGAGACGGAAGAAGTAGTAGAACCCGTTGTTGTAGTAATCCCAGAAGTAGTAGAGGCGTCAGTTGTAGAATCAGTTCAAGAAGTCGCTGTGGAAGAAGTAAAGCAGGAAGAAGTTCCAGAACCTGCTCAGGCAGAGGTTGTTGAACAAGTAGAAGAAACAATCGTTACACAAGATGAACTTGAACCAGCAATCGAAGAACAGGCTGCTACTGAACTAATAGAAGAAATCGCAATAAAAGATGATTCTGTTAATTCTAATGAAAAATGAGTTTAATAGAGAAAATAAATTAATTTCAGTATATTCGAATAATTGTATTGCGTAATAATAGTCGTTTTTGTACAATGAAATTAATTAAGAGAGGGCGTCCAAAAAAATTTTCGGACGCCCACTTTTCTACAATCAGATTGAGCGAGCGTTCAGTCGAAAGTGATATTTCACAAAAGATGGGGTCAAATAGTTAGTCGATACTTCAAACAAAGGGGTGTATGGATTGTCGAGAACAGTCATTTTAGATGGCGCAAGAACACCATTTGGCAAATTTGGTGGCGCATTAAGTTCATTAACAGCAAGTGATTTAGGAAGCATTGCCATTAAAGGGGCATTACAAAAAGCCAATGTGGACGCAAGTGAAGTGGGAGAGGTTATTATTGGGACAGTTTTACAAGCTGGCCAAGGACAAATCCCTTCAAGACAAGCGGCAACAAAAGCAGGTATTCCTTGGGAAGTAAAAACAGAAACGATTAATAAAGTATGCGCATCTGGCATGCGAAGTGTGACGCTAGCAGATCAATTGATTCGTTTAGGGGACGAAGAAGTGATCATTGCAGGCGGGATGGAATCGATGTCAAATGCACCGTATTACATGCCTAAAGGTCGTTTTGGCCTTCGCATGGGCGATGCGAGTTTAGTAGATGGCATGATTTACGACGGCCTGTCTTGTGCATTTCATCCAAAGCAAGTACATATGGGCATTTATGGCAACGAAACAGCACAAAAATTTTCAATTTCGCGTGATGACCAAGATGCTTGGGCTGTGCGTAGTCATGAAAAAGCAATTGCCGCAATCAAATCAGGAAAATTTGCAGAAGAAATCGTAGCAGTGGAAATCCCACAGCGTAAAGGGGAATCTCTTCACGTTGAACAGGACGAAGCACCACGAGCAGGCACTACTTTGGAAACGCTTGCAAAGCTAAAGTCTGCATTTAGTAGTGATGGCACGATTACAGCGGGGAATGCTCCAGGAGTAAATGACGGCGCATGTGCACTCGTATTAATGAGCGAGGAAAAAGCACAGCAGGAAAACCGACCAGTGCTCGCAACGATTTTAGCACATGCTGAAGTAGGCGTTGCACCAGAGGATTTTCCACAAACACCAGGCCTTGTCATTGATAAATTACTCGAAAAATCAGGAAAAACATTAGCAGAGATTGATGTAATCGAAATTAACGAAGCATTCGCAGCAGTTGCCTTAGTAAGCAACCAAATTAGCGGATTGGATGCAGAAAAAGTAAATGTTAACGGTGGTGCAGTTGCATTAGGGCATCCAATTGGAGCAAGTGGTGCACGCATTATTTTAACGTTAGCCTATGAATTAAAGCGTCGCGGTGGTGGATTAGGCATCGCTGCCATTTGTTCGGGCGGCGGTCAAGGAGACGCAGTATTAATCGAAGTATCGAACCAAGGGGATGAACAAAAATGACAATCAAAACAGTAATGGTTATTGGTGCTGGACAAATGGGTTCTGGTATCGCACAAGTATGCGCACAAGCAGGATTTCAAGTCATTTTAAATGATATGAAGGACGAGTTTTTCGAACGTGGAATCAATATAATTACGAAAAACTTAACACGTGATGTGGAAAAGGGACGTAAAACGGAGCAAGAAAAAGGAGAAGTTTTAGCCCGTATTACAAAGTCTTTAACATTAGAAGATGCCAAAAATGTAGATATTGTCATAGAAGCAGCAGTTGAAAATATGGAAGTGAAACAGTCTATTTTCAAACAACTAGACACTATCGCACCAGAGCATACGATTTTAGCAACGAATACATCAAGCTTACCGATTACTGAAATTGCGGCGGTAACGAACCGTCCAGAAAAAGTAATTGGGATGCATTTTATGAATCCAGTGCCCGTTATGAAACTTGTCGAAATTATTCGAGGGCTTGCTACATCAGATGAAGTATATGAATCGGTAGCAGCGATGACAAAGTGTTTAGGTAAAACAGGTGTTGAAGTAAATGATTTCCCAGGTTTTATATCAAATCGCATTTTACTTCCGATGATTAATGAAGCCATTTATGCGCTTTATGAAGGGGTAGCAACGAAAGAAGCAATTGATGATGTTATGAAGATGGGCATGAATCATCCGATGGGTCCATTAACACTGGCTGATTTTATCGGTTTAGATACATGCTTATCGATTATGGAAATTTTACATGAAGGACTTGGAGATAGTAAGTATCGTCCTTGCCCATTACTACGAAAATATGTTGCAGCGGGTTGGTTAGGTAAAAAATCAGGTCGAGGCTTCTATATTTACGAAAGCTGAGGGGATCAAAATGCATTTACACTTTACGGATGAACAATTGATGATGCGCAATATGGTCCGTGATTTCGCCAATACAGAAATTGAACCATTCATTGAAAAAATGGAACAGGGTCAATTCCCAAGACATATTTTAAAAAAGATGGGCGAACTTGGATTAATGGGCATTACCACACCAGCAGAATATGGTGGCTCGGAAATGGATTTTACATCGTACATTATTGCGATTCATGAGCTGTCGAAAGTAAGTGCAGTCATGGGGGTTATTTTATCGGTACATACTTCGGTCGGTACGAACCCAATTTTATATTTTGGAAATGATGAGCAAAAGCAAAAGTATGTGCCAAAGCTAGCAAGCGGCGAGTATTTAGGTGCTTTTTGTTTAACAGAGCCAGGTGCAGGAAGCGATGCAGGTTCACTAAAAACGCGTGCTATTCGTGAAGGTGATGAATATATTATTGATGGGGCAAAAGTTTTCATTACAAACGGTGGTGAAGCAGATGTCTACATCGTCTTTGCTTCAACAAATCCAGAAGCAGGTTCGCGCGGGATTTCAGCTTTTATCGTTGAAAAGGATACACAGGGTCTGATTATCGGAAAAGATGAACGCAAAATGGGCTTGCATGGTTCTAGAACATTACAGTTAACATTTGAAAAAATGCGCGTACCCGTAACAAATCGACTAGGTGACGAAGGGGAAGGTTTTAAAATCGCCCTGGCCAATTTAGATGTAGGGCGCATAGGAATTGCCGCGCAAGGCTTAGGTATTGCCGAGGCCGCACTGGAAGCCGCAACGAATTACGCAAAAGAGCGCGTGCAGTTTGGAAAACCGATTGCCCAGCAGCAAGCAATCGGTTTTAAGTTAGCAGATATGGCAACAGCTGTTGAAGCAGCAAAACTACTTGTTTACCGTGCTGCTGACTTGCGTACTCAAAACATACCATGTGGAAAAGAAGCATCGATGGCGAAATTATTCGCCTCACAAACCGCAATGGATACGGCAATTGAAGCTGTCCAAGTTTTCGGAGGCTATGGCTATACCGAGGATTATCCAGTGGAACGCTATTTCCGCGATGCGAAGGTAACGCAAATTTATGAGGGCACAAGTGAAATCCAGCGCATCGTTATTAGTAAGCATGTACTTGGATAACGTCTAAAACATACACAAAAGGGGATATGGGAAAATGAACTTTCAATTATCAGAAGAACATCAACAATTACGTGAAATGATTCGTGATTTCGCGATTAACGAAGTGGCACCAACAGCCGAACACCGTGATGAGCATGAAGAATTTGACCGCGGTATTTTTGATAAAATGGCCGAACTAGGCTTAACAGGAATTCCATGGCCGGAAGAATACGGTGGTGCAGGCTTTGACTACCTAGCTTATTGCATCGCAGTAGAAGAATTATCACGCGTATGTGCATCAACAGGGGTAACATTATCAGCGCATACATCGCTTGCAGGTTGGCCAATTTTTAAATTTGGTAACGAAGAGCAAAAGCAAAAATACCTACGTCCAATGGCAGAAGGTAAAAAAATCGGCGCTTATGGGTTAACTGAACCGAATTCAGGATCTGATGCAGGCGGAATGAAAACATACGCTGTAAAAGATGGCGATGATTACATTTTAAATGGGTCAAAAATCTTTATTACAAATGGGGGCGTTGCGGATATTTATGTCGTATTCGCCGTAACAGATCCAGAATCAAAAAATGGCACGACTGCTTTCATCGTGGAAGCAAGTACACCAGGCTTCTCTGTAGGAAAGAAAGAAAGAAAACTAGGAATCCGTTCATCACCAACGACAGAAATCATTTTCGATAACTGCCGTGTTCCAAAAGAAAACGTACTGGGTGAAGAGGGACAAGGCTTCGTTATTGCGATGAAAACATTAGACGGTGGACGTAACGGGATTGCCGCGCAAGCAGTAGGAATCGCACAAGGCGCATTAGATGCTGCGGTAGATTATGCAAAAGAACGTGTACAATTCGGCAAACCAATTACAGCCAACCAAGGTGTATCATTTAAATTAGCCGATATGGCAACAGAAATTGAAGCATCTCGTTTATTGACGTATCAAGCAGCTTGGTTAGAATCAAATGATTTACCATACGGAAAAGCATCTGCAATGGCAAAATTAATGGCTGGTGATACAGCGATGAAAGTAACAACAGAAGCTGTACAAGTATTCGGTGGCTATGGCTACACGAAAGACTATCCAGTAGAGCGCTATATGCGTGATGCGAAAATTACGCAAATTTACGAAGGCACTCAAGAAATTCAACGCCTCGTAATTTCGCGAATGATCACGAAGTAATGTATGACAAATGTCGATAAGCTGCATGTAGCATCGTCCATAAAAGATGAAAATAAAATACTAGAGCGCCGACAGCAAATTGTCGATGCGGGTGTGAAGCTTTTCAAAAAGAAAGGCTTTCACCGCGCAACGACACGTGAATTAGCAAAAGAAGCAGGCTTTAGTATTGGCACATTATATGAATATATTCGTACGAAAGAAGACGTCTTATTTTTAGTCTGTGACAATATTTTCAATGAAGTAACAATATGTCTATCGGAATTTACAACTGGAACAGGTACGATTGAGGGCTTAAAAGATGCGATTCGTCGCTATTTCTTATTAATCGATACGATGCCAGAGGAATTTACGATTATGTATCAAGAAACGAAGTCCCTTCCAAAAGAAGCGATGCATTATATTCTTGATAAAGAATTAGAAATGGTGGCTATTTTTGAACGTATGCTACGGGATTGTATAGAAGCAGGCAATTTGTCGCTATCTGAAGAGGCAATTTTCCTAGCAGCCAATCACATCGTTATTCAAGGGCAAAGCTGGGCATTTCGTAAATGGGCATTGCAAAAGCGTTACACAATAGAACAATATATTGAATTGCAAACAACGATGTTTTTACAAGGCATACTGCAGTTTGAACAATAAGAACGGAAAACATCCTGTAGAGAGCAACTGTAAAAGCTTGCTCGTCAGGGTGTTTTTTATTATCTCAATATAACAAAGGGGTTTTTAAAAATGGAAAAAATAGAGGCATATCGCTCGAAAAATCATGTACGTTTCGTTACAGCATCAAGTCTTTTTGACGGACATGACGCATCGGTTAATATTATGAGACGTATTTTACAATCAAGTGGCGCGGAAGTCATTCATTTAGGACATAATCGCTCGGTTGAAGAAGTGGTCAATGCGGCGATTCAAGAGGATGCGCAAGGGGTGGCGTTGTCGTCTTATCAAGGTGGACATATGGAATACTTTAAATATATGTATGACCTACTTCGTGAAAAAGGAGCACCGCATATCAAAATTTTCGGAGGCGGTGGAGGTGTTATATTACCGCGAGAAATTAAAGAACTGCATGAATACGGCATTGCAGGCATTTTCTCACCAGAGGATGGTCGCCAGTTAGGCTTACAAGGCATGGTGAACAAAAAGCTAGAAGGGGCCGATTTCTCGACATTAAAAGGGAATTATACGGAGCTATTAGAGAAATGCACAACAAATACACCTGAAATTTTGGCGAATTTAATTACGGCAGCTGAAAATGGTGATGACTCGCAAATTAAAGCAATGCTAGAGCAAGCACGTAAAAAAAATAAAAATACGCCGACAATTGGAATAACGGGTACAGGTGGTGCTGGGAAGTCTTCGTTAACGGATGAACTGATTCGTCGCTTCTTACAGGAGTTCCCAGACAAAAAGCTAGCCATTTTATCGGTTGACCCGACAAAGCAAAAAACGGGCGGCGCGCTACTTGGCGACCGAATTCGCATGAATGCCATCTTTAATAATCGCGTGTATATGCGTAGTTTAGCAACGCGTGGCTCTCGAACAGAGCTATCAAGTTCAATTGGTGATGTGCTAGATGTTGTGCGCGCTGTGGGCTTTGATTTAATTCTTTTGGAAACAAGTGGTATCGGGCAAGGGGATGCTGAAATTACGAATTACACGGATCTTTCCATGTATGTGATGACAAGTGAATTTGGTGCGCCAACACAGCTTGAAAAAATCGATATGATTGATTACGCCGATTTAATCGCCATCAATAAATTCGAACGAAAAGGTTCGGAGGATGCATTACGCCAAGTACAAAAGCAGTACCAACGTTCACGTGAACTATGGGATCAGCCAATTGATGCAATGCCGGTATATGGAACGATTGCTTCACAGTTTAACGATTTAGGAACGAACTCTTTATTTGCGGCACTCGTTGCGAAAATTAACGAGAAATTTGACCTTAATTGGGAATCTTCTTATGAGCAATTTATTAAAACACAAAAGCAAAATGTCATTATTCCAAACGATCGTCGCTATTATTTACGAGAAATCTCGGAATCGGTACGCAATTATCATAAACAAGCAGAACAACAAGCAACACTTGCAACAAAGCTTTATCAATTAGAAGGTACGAAAGCGCAACTACCTACTTCTGAACAAGCGCTAATCGCATCGATTGATTCATTAATCGAAGGTGTTCAAAATGAATTATCTGCACAATCTAAGCAAATACTTAAAAATTGGATACAGTTAAAGGAAGCATACTCAGGGGATGAACTTATTACGAAAGTGCGCGACAAAGAAATTAAAACCATTTTAAAAACAACGTCACTGTCAGGATTAAAAATTCCAAAAGTGGCCTTGCCGAATTTTAAAGATTATGGTGAGATTTTGCGCTTTGTCTATTCTGAAAACGTACCAGGAGAATTCCCATATACAGCAGGCGTATTCCCGTTCAAACGTGAAGGTGAAGATCCAAAACGTCAATTTGCTGGAGAAGGCACACCAGAACGCACGAATAAACGCTTCCACTACTTATCGAAGGATGACAATGCGAAGCGACTTTCAACGGCATTTGATTCGGTAACACTTTACGGAGAAGACCCGCATATTCGTCCAGATATTTACGGTAAGGTCGGTGAATCAGGGGTAAGTATTTGTACGTTAGAGGATATGAAAAAACTTTATGCGGGCTTTGACCTTTGCGCACCATCAACATCTGTGTCAATGACCATTAACGGACCAGCACCGATCATTTTAGCCATGTTTATGAATACAGCGATTGATCAGCAGGTGAAAAAGCGTGAACAGGAACTAGGTCGCACGTTAACAATGGAAGAATTTACAGAAACGCGAGAAATGACGCTCCAAGTCGTGCGTGGAACAGTACAAGCGGATATTTTAAAAGAAGACCAAGGGCAAAATACATGTATTTTCTCTACAGAATTTGCGCTGCGAATGATGGGGGATATTCAGCAATATTTCATCGACCATCAAGTACGCAATTACTATTCGGTATCGATTTCTGGCTATCATATTGCAGAAGCAGGCGCCAATCCGATTTCACAGCTAGCGTTTACATTAGCAAATGGCTTTACATATGTGGAATATTATTTGAGCCGCGGCATGCAGATTGATGATTTTGCTCCAAATTTAAGCTTCTTCTTCTCAAATGGTTTAGACCCAGAATATACAGTGATTGGTCGCGTGGCACGTCGCATTTGGGCAGTGACGATGCGTGACAAATACGGTGCAAATGAACGCTCGCAAAAGCTGAAATATCACATTCAAACATCAGGACGCAGCTTGCATGCACAAGAAATCGATTTCAATGATATTC includes these proteins:
- a CDS encoding TetR/AcrR family transcriptional regulator, which translates into the protein MTNVDKLHVASSIKDENKILERRQQIVDAGVKLFKKKGFHRATTRELAKEAGFSIGTLYEYIRTKEDVLFLVCDNIFNEVTICLSEFTTGTGTIEGLKDAIRRYFLLIDTMPEEFTIMYQETKSLPKEAMHYILDKELEMVAIFERMLRDCIEAGNLSLSEEAIFLAANHIVIQGQSWAFRKWALQKRYTIEQYIELQTTMFLQGILQFEQ
- a CDS encoding acetyl-CoA C-acetyltransferase, with translation MSRTVILDGARTPFGKFGGALSSLTASDLGSIAIKGALQKANVDASEVGEVIIGTVLQAGQGQIPSRQAATKAGIPWEVKTETINKVCASGMRSVTLADQLIRLGDEEVIIAGGMESMSNAPYYMPKGRFGLRMGDASLVDGMIYDGLSCAFHPKQVHMGIYGNETAQKFSISRDDQDAWAVRSHEKAIAAIKSGKFAEEIVAVEIPQRKGESLHVEQDEAPRAGTTLETLAKLKSAFSSDGTITAGNAPGVNDGACALVLMSEEKAQQENRPVLATILAHAEVGVAPEDFPQTPGLVIDKLLEKSGKTLAEIDVIEINEAFAAVALVSNQISGLDAEKVNVNGGAVALGHPIGASGARIILTLAYELKRRGGGLGIAAICSGGGQGDAVLIEVSNQGDEQK
- a CDS encoding 3-hydroxybutyryl-CoA dehydrogenase gives rise to the protein MTIKTVMVIGAGQMGSGIAQVCAQAGFQVILNDMKDEFFERGINIITKNLTRDVEKGRKTEQEKGEVLARITKSLTLEDAKNVDIVIEAAVENMEVKQSIFKQLDTIAPEHTILATNTSSLPITEIAAVTNRPEKVIGMHFMNPVPVMKLVEIIRGLATSDEVYESVAAMTKCLGKTGVEVNDFPGFISNRILLPMINEAIYALYEGVATKEAIDDVMKMGMNHPMGPLTLADFIGLDTCLSIMEILHEGLGDSKYRPCPLLRKYVAAGWLGKKSGRGFYIYES
- a CDS encoding acyl-CoA dehydrogenase, which codes for MNFQLSEEHQQLREMIRDFAINEVAPTAEHRDEHEEFDRGIFDKMAELGLTGIPWPEEYGGAGFDYLAYCIAVEELSRVCASTGVTLSAHTSLAGWPIFKFGNEEQKQKYLRPMAEGKKIGAYGLTEPNSGSDAGGMKTYAVKDGDDYILNGSKIFITNGGVADIYVVFAVTDPESKNGTTAFIVEASTPGFSVGKKERKLGIRSSPTTEIIFDNCRVPKENVLGEEGQGFVIAMKTLDGGRNGIAAQAVGIAQGALDAAVDYAKERVQFGKPITANQGVSFKLADMATEIEASRLLTYQAAWLESNDLPYGKASAMAKLMAGDTAMKVTTEAVQVFGGYGYTKDYPVERYMRDAKITQIYEGTQEIQRLVISRMITK
- a CDS encoding cob(I)yrinic acid a,c-diamide adenosyltransferase, with amino-acid sequence MKLYTKQGDTGKTSIIGGRVDKDHLRVEAYGTIDELNSFIGKAVTELDVEKFKDLLQDLTAIQHELFDGGGDLANVMKERHYKLTEEPITILEKRIDHLSEEAPPLQRFILPGGSPAAATLHIARTIARRAERQTVSLMKEIEDVSPVVQKYLNRLSDYLFAAARVVNHRLDIQDVEYERSANVFK
- the icmF gene encoding fused isobutyryl-CoA mutase/GTPase IcmF gives rise to the protein MEKIEAYRSKNHVRFVTASSLFDGHDASVNIMRRILQSSGAEVIHLGHNRSVEEVVNAAIQEDAQGVALSSYQGGHMEYFKYMYDLLREKGAPHIKIFGGGGGVILPREIKELHEYGIAGIFSPEDGRQLGLQGMVNKKLEGADFSTLKGNYTELLEKCTTNTPEILANLITAAENGDDSQIKAMLEQARKKNKNTPTIGITGTGGAGKSSLTDELIRRFLQEFPDKKLAILSVDPTKQKTGGALLGDRIRMNAIFNNRVYMRSLATRGSRTELSSSIGDVLDVVRAVGFDLILLETSGIGQGDAEITNYTDLSMYVMTSEFGAPTQLEKIDMIDYADLIAINKFERKGSEDALRQVQKQYQRSRELWDQPIDAMPVYGTIASQFNDLGTNSLFAALVAKINEKFDLNWESSYEQFIKTQKQNVIIPNDRRYYLREISESVRNYHKQAEQQATLATKLYQLEGTKAQLPTSEQALIASIDSLIEGVQNELSAQSKQILKNWIQLKEAYSGDELITKVRDKEIKTILKTTSLSGLKIPKVALPNFKDYGEILRFVYSENVPGEFPYTAGVFPFKREGEDPKRQFAGEGTPERTNKRFHYLSKDDNAKRLSTAFDSVTLYGEDPHIRPDIYGKVGESGVSICTLEDMKKLYAGFDLCAPSTSVSMTINGPAPIILAMFMNTAIDQQVKKREQELGRTLTMEEFTETREMTLQVVRGTVQADILKEDQGQNTCIFSTEFALRMMGDIQQYFIDHQVRNYYSVSISGYHIAEAGANPISQLAFTLANGFTYVEYYLSRGMQIDDFAPNLSFFFSNGLDPEYTVIGRVARRIWAVTMRDKYGANERSQKLKYHIQTSGRSLHAQEIDFNDIRTTLQALMALQDNCNSLHTNAYDEAITTPTEESVRRAMAIQMIITKEHGLSKNENPLQGAFIVEELTQLVERAVLEEFDRINDRGGVLGAMETQYQRGKIQEESMYYEHLKHSGELPIIGVNTYLNPNPTSDDAIDNMQIARASKLEKDLQIENLEKFKQVHETSHEQAIQQLKEVAKTGGNIFEALMETVKVASLGQITQALYEVGGQYRRNM
- a CDS encoding (Fe-S)-binding protein, producing the protein MNTFLIINWIAFILVLLYGIGLFAYLLKTRYEFIQLGRKEEFNQKMTDRIGDLVEKVFGQSKLLKDKKMGLVHVFFFYGFLMVQLGAIDLIWKGLAPGSHIPLGGLYPMFTMTQEIVVLVILIAVAVAFYRRYMEKLTRLKRGFKNGLVYMFLGVLMFATLFGNGFYMIWQEHGLSGAEPVASGLAWVFQWMSPTVAAILFFVMWWAHLLALLAFLVYIPQGKHFHLITSILNVYFNRQDRMGTLRPIDFTALEEAEDEESMPPLGVGKIHDFTQKQMLDLYSCVECGRCTNMCPATGTGKMLSPMDLIVKLRDHLTFTGAVELKKKPWVPFSFFNNTQGNQLAMAAGAEGAVIENIYSPSLIGDVITEEEIWACTTCRNCEDQCPVMNEHVDKIIDLRRYLTMTEGKVNPDAQRAMTNIERQGNPWGLNRKEKENWRELDETVYVPTVKELKKSGEEMEYLFWVGSMGSFDNRSQKIALAFAKLMNKAGVKFAILGNKEKNSGDTPRRLGNEFLFQELATANIDEFEKNGVTKIVTIDPHAYNIFKNEYQDFGWKGEVLHHTELLYDLIQQGRLTMDYRVDETIVFHDSCYLGRYNDVYDPPREILRGIPGVKLVEMERNREEGMCCGAGGGLMWMEEHVGNRINVARTEQALATEASVISSGCPYCLTMLSDGTKAKEVEDTVGTYDIAELLERAVFGSPVAAPVEKVEVVEETEEVVEPVVVVIPEVVEASVVESVQEVAVEEVKQEEVPEPAQAEVVEQVEETIVTQDELEPAIEEQAATELIEEIAIKDDSVNSNEK
- a CDS encoding acyl-CoA dehydrogenase, whose translation is MHLHFTDEQLMMRNMVRDFANTEIEPFIEKMEQGQFPRHILKKMGELGLMGITTPAEYGGSEMDFTSYIIAIHELSKVSAVMGVILSVHTSVGTNPILYFGNDEQKQKYVPKLASGEYLGAFCLTEPGAGSDAGSLKTRAIREGDEYIIDGAKVFITNGGEADVYIVFASTNPEAGSRGISAFIVEKDTQGLIIGKDERKMGLHGSRTLQLTFEKMRVPVTNRLGDEGEGFKIALANLDVGRIGIAAQGLGIAEAALEAATNYAKERVQFGKPIAQQQAIGFKLADMATAVEAAKLLVYRAADLRTQNIPCGKEASMAKLFASQTAMDTAIEAVQVFGGYGYTEDYPVERYFRDAKVTQIYEGTSEIQRIVISKHVLG